The Coregonus clupeaformis isolate EN_2021a chromosome 8, ASM2061545v1, whole genome shotgun sequence genome has a segment encoding these proteins:
- the LOC123481105 gene encoding phosphatidylinositol 4-kinase beta-like translates to MADMEVALSPAQIEALHLSPSLSSTSTFSCPSSPGSSSSSSSCSDCSSDCPNQHQSSSSPRSSSPSGCSSSGSDAIRGCSPPLDIISEDAVVLDLVIDPEVALKACHEVLQKVKLLKVEEEPELLEKCSQRRRLPKGTVYMEPCNTGLIKEEERHHSPQQITHTCLPSQQPCDTRSIKEEDEEEEEKRDPPRQITQTCPQSLQQNGDQSSAAAKQSLLLRLFESKLFDVSMAMSYLYKSKEPGVQAYIGNRLFSFSDEDVDFHLPQLLNMYVHMDEDMGDAIRPYVVHRCRQSIAFSLQTAWLLGAYSSDMHISTQRHSRGTKLRKLILSDELKPHSASKGVGPAGAADASPGLRDVAHIRHHQRHTVEPPPAPDSQIIPADAYLSPSKRTHQRSKSDATHCTSLGSSLRRTASNPKVESGYDEVSTFLTYFVIQILPSGAVDNHCSFYHNNCCSYVHYYCSTYYDNYNCSSNDNCNCSTNYINCSSYNNSYSHYIFRIYYDRDNFSSYDNNCWSYDHYNCSTYHDNYNCSSNDNRNCSTNYNNCSSYNNTYYDNYNCSSNDNCNCSTNYINCSSYNNWSSYDKYNHSYYSNNRSSYDNNCSSYAHYDCIIYYGSDICRSYETNCSSYDHCNSRTYHDN, encoded by the exons ATGGCTGACATGGAAGTGGCTCTCTCCCCTGCCCAGATCGAGGCACTTCACCTCAGCCCCTCGCTGTCCTCCACCTCCACATTTTCCTGCCCTTCCTCACCTGGATCCTCTTCTTCCTCGTCCTCCTGCTCGGACTGCTCTTCGGACTGCCCCAACCAGCACCAGTCGTCTTCCAGTCCAAGAAGCTCCAGCCCCAGTGGctgcagcagcagcggcagcgaTGCCATTCGGGGCTGCAGTCCTCCTTTGGACATCATATCTGAGGACGCTGTGGTGCTGGACCTGGTCATCGACCCTGAAGTGGCCCTGAAGGCTTGCCATGAGGTCCTGCAGAAGGTCAAACTCCTGAAAGTTGAGGAAGAACCGGAGTTGTTGGAAAAGTGCAGCCAACGACGGCGGCTGCCCAAAGGGACAGTATACATGGAGCCTTGCAACACAGGTTTGATTAAAGAGGAAGAACGGCATCATTCTCCTCAACAAATAACGCACACATGCTTGCCGTCACAACAGCCTTGTGACACACGTTCGATtaaagaggaggatgaagaggaggaagaaaagCGTGATCCTCCCCGACAAATTACGCAGACATGCCCTCAGTCGCTACAGCAGAACGGCGACCAGTCCTCTGCGGCAGCCAAGCAGTCCTTGCTTTTGCGGCTGTTTGAATCCAAGCTCTTCGACGTCTCCATGGCCATGTCCTACCTGTACAAGTCCAAAGAGCCTGGCGTCCAGGCCTACATTGGCAACCGCCTCTTCAGCTTCTCGGACGAAGACGTGGACTTCCACCTGCCCCAGCTGCTCAACATGTACGTCCACATGGACGAGGATATGGGCGACGCCATCCGGCCCTACGTGGTGCACCGCTGCCGCCAGAGCATTGCCTTCTCCCTGCAGACGGCATGGCTGCTCGGCGCCTACTCCTCCGACATGCACATCTCTACCCAGCGCCACTCGCGCGGCACCAAGCTGCGCAAGCTAATCCTCTCAGACGAACTAAAGCCCCACTCAGCTTCTAAAGGTGTGGGTCCCGCCGGTGCTGCGGACGCCAGCCCTGGGCTGCGGGACGTTGCCCACATTCGACACCACCAGCGGCACACCGTGGAGCCGCCCCCGGCCCCCGACAGCCAAATCATCCCTGCCGATGCCTACCTCTCGCCTTCCAAGCGGACACATCAGCGATCGAAGTCGGACGCCACGCATTGCACAAGCCTGGGGAGTAGCCTCAGGAGAACAGCCAGCAACCCCAAGGTGGAAAGCGGCTACGATGAGGTGAGTACCTTTTTAACATATTTTGTCATACaaattctcccgagtggcgcagtg GACAACCACTGCAGCTTCTACCACAACAACTGCTGTTCCTACGTCCACTattactgcagcacctactacgacaactacaactgcagctccaacGACAACTGCAACTGCAGCACTAACTATATCAACTGCAGTTCCTACAACAA ctcctacagccACTACATCTTTAGGATCTACTACGACAGggacaacttcagctcctacgacaacaactgttggTCCTACGACCattacaactgcagcacctaccacgacaactacaactgcagctccaacGACAACCGCAACTGCAGCACTAACTATAACAACTGCAGTTCCTACAACAA cacctactacgacaactacaactgcagctccaacGACAACTGCAACTGCAGCACTAACTATATCAACTGCAGTTCCTACAACAA CTGGAGCTCCTACGACAAGTACAACCACAGCTACTACTCCAATAACCGTAgttcctacgacaacaactgtagctcctacgcccACTACGACTGCATTATCTACTACGGCAGTGACATCTGCAGATCCTACGAAaccaactgcagctcctacgaccactGCAACAGCAGAACCTATCACGACAACTGA
- the LOC123491461 gene encoding mucin-5AC-like has product MTTVDSATTIAGPSTTTIATTEPTRTTTAASNTTTAVPTSTTTAAPTTTTTTSAPTTTTTKAPSTTPADPTTTTAPPTTTTAPTTTEALTTAAAPTTSTVGPTAATTEAPTTTTIAAFTTITSAPTTTTVAPTAITTLASTTTGTTSTPTTTTVGPRTATTAAPTTTTTTATLTTTEALTTAAAPTTSTVGPTTATTGAPTTTTIAASTTITLPPTTTTVAPTATTSLASTTTATTSAPTTTIAGPSTTTTATAEPTTTTTAASTTTTAVPTSTITAAPTTTTTTAAPTTTATAALTISTAVPTTNSCSSYDIYCRSYDRYNWSSYNNANRSFHYNNFSSYYNNCSSYSHYNFSIYYDSDNFISYDNNCPTTTEALLTAAAHTTSTVGPTTATTGAPTTTTIAASTTISLAPTTTTVAPTATTSLASTTTTTAASTTTTAVPTSTTTAAPTRTTTTAPTTATIGSPTTTTIAASTTITLAPTTTTVAPTSTTTIASTTTATISAPTTTTVGPTTATTAAPTTTTTTAAPTTTETAALTITTAVPTTSAASMTTVDSATTIVGTSTTTIATTEPTRTTTAASTTTTAVPTSYDNHNHSTFYDTCSSYNNCTSYYNCSSYDNRISDYRYSSYYIYCRSYDRYNWSS; this is encoded by the exons ATGACAACTGTAGATTCTGCGACAACAATTGCAGGTCCCTCGACCACGACAATTGCAACTACAGAACCTACTAGGACAACCACTGCAGCTTCTAATACAACAACTGCTGTTCCTACGTCCACTactactgcagcacctactacaacaactacaacttcagctcctacgacaaccacaaccaAAGCACCTTCTACGACACCTGCAgatcctacgacaacaactgcaCCTCCTACTACAAccacagctcctacgacaacagaagctcttacgacagctgcagctcctacgacatctactgtaggtcctacggccgctacaactgaagctcctacaacaactacaatcgcAGCTTTTACTACAATAActtcagctcctactacaacaactgtagctcctacagccATTACAACTTTAGCATCTACTACGACAGGGACAACTTCAactcctacgacaacaactgttggTCCAAGGACcgctacaactgcagcacctaccacgacaactacaactgcaaCTCTTACGACAACAGAAGCTCTtacgacagctgcagctcctacgacatctaCTGTAGGACCTACGACTGCTACAActggagctcctacaacaactacaatcgcagcttctactacaataactttacctcctactacaacaactgtagctcctacagccactacatctttagcatctactacgacagcgacaacttcagctcctacgacaacaattGCAGGTCCCTCGACCACGaccactgcaactgcagaacctactacgacaaccactgcagcttctaccacaacaactgctgttcctacgtccactattactgcagcacctactacgacaactacaactgcagctccaacGACAACTGCAACTGCAGCACTAACTATATCAACTGCAGTTCCTACAACAA ACAGCTGCAGCTCCTATGACATCTACTGTAGGTCCTACGACCGCTACAActggagctcctacaacaacGCCAATCGCAGCTTCCACTACAATAACtttagctcctactacaacaactgtagctcctacagccACTACAACTTTAGCATCTACTACGACAGCGACAACTTCAtctcctacgacaacaact GTCCTACGACAACAGAAGCACTTTTGACAGCTGCAGCTCATACGACATCTACTGTAGGTCCTACGACTGCTACAActggagctcctacaacaactacaatcgcagcttctactacaatatctttagctcctactacaacaactgtagctcctacagccACTACATCTTTAGCATCTACTACGACAACCACTGCAGCCTCTACCACAACAACTGCTGTTCCTACATCCACTactactgcagcacctactaggacaactacaactgc TCCTACGACCGCTACAATTGGTTctcctacaacaactacaatcgcagcttctactacaataactttagctcctactacaacaactgtagctcctacatcCACTACAACTATAGCATCTACTACGACAGCAACAAtttcagctcctacgacaacaactgttggtcctacgaccgctacaactgcagcacctaccacgacaactacaactgcagctccaacGACAACCGAAACTGCAGCACTAACTATAACAACTGCAGTTCCTACAACAAGTGCGGCTTCTATGACAACTGTAGATTCTGCGACAACAATTGTAGGTACCTCGACCACGACAATTGCAACTACAGAACCTACGAGGACAACCACTGCAGCTTCTACTACAACAACTGCTGTTCCTAC ctcctacgacaaccacaaccaCAGCACCTTCTACGACACCTGCAGTTCCTACAACAACTGCACCTcctactacaactgcagctcctacgacaacagaATCTCTGACTACAGATACAGCTCCTACTACATCTACTGTAGGTCCTACGACCGCTACAACTGGAGCTCCTAA